The proteins below come from a single Anaerolineae bacterium genomic window:
- a CDS encoding thiamine pyrophosphate-binding protein, translated as MGEIKGGDILVKCLLKEGVRYVFGIPGDQLNPFTDAIYRLGKEAGLKFVTTRHEQAAAHMADAWARVTGEVGVCTGTVGPGAANLVPGVYAAFADSIPILVITAQNQTWRIYPEHGSMQSLDQLNLFRPITKWNAVVYNWRRIPQLVQMAFRIALSGKPGPVHLDFPSDVLTARGPEEEIQFLAPSSYRAEKPACGDPELVREAARWLAEAQSPLIHAGGGVLRSGAWAELKELAEYLGAAVTTSPGARGAIPEDHPLCLLAASFGAMAAQASADVVLLIGGRLGDVDFWGRPPAWGEIGEQKWIQIDIAPENIALNRPVDLAIVGDARATLRALIEEVKKLTEPRPPAPFIAGAKEAEQAWLAQFEEQASREEAPIHPLRLVKEVRLFFPREAITVVDGGNTAVWSHYLNRVYEPRSFLWAADSGHLGAGLPYAIAAKLARPERPVYLLSGDGAFGFNIQELETARRLGTPIVAIVFNDGAWGMIKGSQLKRYESRFVGVDFTDIRYDKIAEAMGCYGERVEDPDQIRPALERAQKSGLPAVLDVIIDREAHLTPPDLEVLDALWMEGCY; from the coding sequence ATGGGGGAAATTAAGGGAGGCGATATTTTAGTAAAATGCTTGTTAAAGGAAGGGGTCCGCTACGTTTTCGGGATCCCGGGTGATCAGCTCAACCCTTTCACTGATGCTATTTACCGACTCGGGAAAGAAGCGGGGCTCAAATTTGTCACCACCCGCCACGAACAGGCTGCAGCCCACATGGCCGATGCCTGGGCCAGGGTGACGGGTGAAGTAGGGGTGTGCACGGGAACTGTTGGTCCTGGTGCTGCCAACCTTGTCCCTGGAGTTTACGCAGCCTTCGCCGATTCCATCCCCATCCTGGTGATAACGGCTCAGAATCAGACCTGGAGAATTTACCCTGAACATGGCTCAATGCAGAGCCTTGATCAGTTAAACCTTTTCCGGCCCATCACCAAGTGGAACGCTGTAGTCTATAACTGGCGTAGGATACCGCAACTTGTTCAGATGGCCTTCCGCATTGCCCTTTCCGGGAAGCCTGGCCCTGTCCATCTGGATTTCCCTTCTGATGTGCTAACGGCCAGAGGGCCAGAGGAGGAAATCCAGTTCCTGGCCCCCTCCTCTTACCGGGCCGAAAAGCCAGCCTGCGGAGATCCGGAGCTGGTGCGGGAGGCTGCCCGGTGGCTTGCAGAGGCTCAATCGCCCCTAATCCACGCCGGAGGGGGTGTCCTGCGCTCCGGAGCATGGGCGGAGCTTAAGGAATTAGCCGAATATCTGGGAGCTGCCGTCACCACAAGCCCCGGTGCCCGGGGAGCAATCCCCGAGGATCATCCTCTCTGCCTGTTAGCGGCTTCCTTCGGAGCAATGGCTGCTCAGGCTTCTGCTGATGTGGTACTTCTGATAGGCGGAAGGCTTGGAGATGTAGATTTCTGGGGGCGTCCTCCTGCCTGGGGAGAAATCGGTGAACAAAAATGGATTCAAATTGATATCGCTCCAGAAAACATCGCCCTGAACCGACCTGTAGATCTGGCCATTGTGGGAGATGCGCGCGCTACCCTTCGGGCTCTCATTGAAGAAGTGAAAAAACTCACAGAGCCTCGCCCTCCAGCGCCGTTCATAGCTGGAGCTAAGGAGGCGGAACAGGCATGGCTTGCTCAATTTGAAGAACAAGCTTCGCGGGAGGAAGCACCCATACACCCACTTCGGCTGGTAAAAGAAGTGCGCCTCTTCTTCCCAAGGGAAGCCATAACCGTGGTGGACGGAGGCAACACAGCCGTTTGGAGCCATTACCTCAACCGGGTATACGAGCCCCGGTCTTTCCTTTGGGCTGCCGATTCAGGCCATCTGGGAGCTGGTCTGCCCTACGCCATAGCAGCCAAACTCGCCCGACCCGAAAGGCCCGTCTACCTCCTTTCTGGCGATGGAGCTTTCGGTTTCAACATCCAGGAGCTGGAGACAGCACGCCGCCTGGGAACCCCCATCGTGGCCATTGTCTTCAACGATGGAGCCTGGGGAATGATAAAGGGTAGCCAGCTCAAAAGATATGAAAGTCGCTTTGTGGGAGTAGATTTCACGGACATCCGCTACGACAAAATAGCCGAGGCGATGGGCTGCTATGGAGAAAGGGTAGAAGACCCCGACCAGATCCGTCCGGCTCTGGAGAGGGCCCAGAAGAGCGGCTTACCGGCAGTGCTGGATGTCATAATAGACCGAGAAGCCCACTTAACCCCGCCCGACCTGGAAGTTCTGGATGCTCTCTGGATGGAGGGATGCTATTAG
- a CDS encoding alkaline phosphatase family protein — MIECPGKWGVKHMEQIWPQYEGKSLVNLPATMAAILGAEIEGAPPLEPSLWKNLAQGAERIVTILIDAVGYLDLRKLMDRDEEFIFARLARKGLFSSLTSVFPSATVAALASFWTARPPIEHGLTGYTLYFKEFGVVANTLTLSPARHEKGDSLEKWGLDPEKLIPVPSFPQLLKPFGIKVAVLIHREYVKSPFSRALHREIAEIRGFFTTSEMWILLRRLLRELSGEKAIISVYWGFMDALGHLYGPDDEIREAELRNLALSMEQDFLKGLEPEDKKGTLLVIFSDHGQISAKPEKAIMAMKHPELWDSLVLPPAGESRASYLYIRDGERERVKAYLEEKIGSFTVVDSREAVEKGLFGRGNPAPDFLSRIGDLIAIARGEEHLVWGYEEPKLKGRHGGLSPQEMLIPLLMVRLDS, encoded by the coding sequence ATGATAGAATGCCCTGGCAAATGGGGAGTAAAACATATGGAACAAATCTGGCCTCAATATGAAGGTAAATCCCTCGTAAACTTGCCGGCCACTATGGCGGCTATCCTGGGAGCGGAAATAGAAGGAGCACCGCCCCTTGAGCCCTCCCTCTGGAAAAACTTGGCTCAGGGGGCCGAACGAATAGTGACCATACTGATTGACGCCGTTGGCTATCTGGACCTGCGAAAGCTTATGGACCGTGACGAGGAGTTTATCTTTGCCAGGCTTGCCAGAAAAGGTCTATTCAGCTCATTAACCTCTGTCTTTCCTTCCGCCACTGTGGCTGCTCTGGCCAGCTTCTGGACTGCTCGCCCCCCTATAGAGCATGGTCTTACCGGCTACACCCTTTACTTCAAAGAGTTCGGTGTGGTAGCAAACACCCTGACCCTATCCCCCGCGCGGCACGAGAAAGGTGATTCTCTGGAGAAGTGGGGCCTTGATCCTGAAAAGCTCATCCCTGTTCCATCCTTCCCTCAGCTCCTCAAGCCTTTTGGGATAAAAGTTGCAGTCCTGATCCACAGGGAATATGTCAAAAGTCCTTTCTCTCGTGCCCTGCACAGAGAAATAGCTGAAATCAGAGGTTTCTTTACCACCTCAGAAATGTGGATACTGCTGCGCCGTCTGCTTCGGGAACTTTCCGGAGAAAAGGCTATAATAAGCGTTTATTGGGGATTCATGGACGCCCTGGGGCACCTCTACGGTCCGGATGATGAGATAAGGGAAGCAGAACTCCGAAATCTTGCCCTCTCCATGGAACAAGATTTCCTGAAAGGCCTTGAGCCGGAAGATAAAAAAGGCACCCTTCTTGTAATCTTTTCCGATCACGGCCAGATTTCGGCCAAGCCAGAAAAAGCCATCATGGCCATGAAACATCCGGAACTCTGGGACTCCCTTGTCCTTCCTCCTGCAGGAGAGTCAAGGGCTTCCTACCTTTACATCCGGGATGGGGAAAGGGAGCGAGTCAAGGCCTACCTGGAAGAGAAGATAGGCTCTTTTACCGTAGTAGATTCCCGTGAAGCCGTGGAAAAGGGGCTTTTTGGTAGAGGAAATCCAGCTCCCGATTTCCTCTCACGCATCGGAGACCTCATCGCCATTGCCAGGGGGGAAGAGCACCTGGTCTGGGG
- a CDS encoding alpha/beta hydrolase produces the protein MKPIVLRLLIASGILILLLLIGPFLVPVPPLKGTVPPEQLADPDSRFVEVDGISVHFKMAGSGEPAFLLLHGFGASTFSWREVMHPLSKFGTVIAFDRTGFGLTERPTQWAGPSPYSPEAHADLTVGLMEALGIDRAILIGNSAGGTIALLTALKYPERVKALVLVSPAVYIGTGVPGWVRPLLNTPQMRRLGPLLVRSIRNWGADIAHLAWHDPTRLTPEIWRGYTKPLQAENWDRALWEIVLASRPLGLDRRLKEVRVPVLVVTGDSDRIIPPEQSIRLAEEIPGAQLAIIPECGHVPQEECPGPFLEAVEAFLRTISNSEADSPPISREPVSP, from the coding sequence ATGAAACCCATCGTCCTCAGGCTGCTGATAGCTTCTGGAATCCTGATTCTGCTCCTGCTCATCGGCCCATTCCTAGTGCCGGTCCCACCCCTTAAAGGAACCGTGCCACCAGAACAGCTGGCTGATCCAGACAGCCGTTTTGTGGAAGTGGACGGTATCAGTGTTCACTTTAAAATGGCTGGTTCAGGTGAGCCAGCCTTTCTGCTCCTGCATGGCTTCGGTGCCAGCACTTTCTCCTGGCGGGAAGTAATGCATCCTCTTTCAAAATTTGGGACCGTTATCGCTTTTGACCGGACCGGATTCGGCCTCACGGAACGTCCCACCCAATGGGCTGGCCCCAGCCCTTACAGCCCCGAGGCCCACGCCGACCTGACGGTGGGGCTCATGGAGGCCCTGGGGATAGATAGAGCCATCCTTATAGGCAATTCCGCTGGAGGAACGATAGCTTTGCTTACTGCCCTGAAATATCCGGAGCGGGTAAAAGCGCTGGTGCTGGTCTCTCCAGCAGTGTATATTGGCACGGGTGTGCCAGGCTGGGTGCGCCCGCTCCTCAACACCCCTCAAATGCGCCGCCTTGGGCCGCTTCTGGTTCGCTCCATCAGGAATTGGGGAGCAGACATCGCTCACCTCGCTTGGCACGACCCGACCAGATTGACGCCCGAAATCTGGAGGGGATACACTAAACCCCTGCAGGCCGAAAACTGGGACCGTGCCCTCTGGGAAATCGTCCTTGCCAGCCGTCCCCTGGGCCTGGATAGGCGACTGAAAGAGGTCAGGGTTCCCGTGCTAGTGGTCACAGGCGACAGCGACCGTATCATCCCTCCCGAACAGAGCATCCGCCTGGCGGAGGAAATTCCTGGAGCCCAACTGGCTATCATCCCTGAATGCGGACACGTCCCGCAGGAAGAATGCCCTGGGCCATTTCTGGAGGCAGTGGAGGCCTTCCTCCGCACCATTTCGAACAGCGAGGCGGATTCCCCTCCGATATCCCGGGAGCCAGTTTCACCCTGA
- the uvsE gene encoding UV DNA damage repair endonuclease UvsE produces the protein MRIGYPCINLSVGCRPTRTIRLANLSWDRLRDVIAGNLACLERILIWNAERGLLFFRITSDLIPLASHPANNFPWYEEFAPDFARIGQLIRTVGMRISMHPGQYTLLNSQRPEVVEAAHRDLAYHARVLDLLGLDQTAKIQIHIGGLYRNKEASLERFVREVDRLDPAVRARLVVENDERFFNLDDCLRVSAKTGLPVLLDVFHREVNPDERTLSEALAAAAATWSSGDGPPMVDYSSPLPGGRPGTHAHTLDENHFIQFLRESRPHNFDLMLEVKDKERSALRALKILTTYGILRERDSPLSFTQSGT, from the coding sequence ATGCGGATTGGTTACCCGTGCATAAACCTATCTGTGGGTTGTCGCCCAACCCGAACCATCAGGTTGGCGAACCTTTCCTGGGACCGGCTGCGGGACGTGATTGCCGGGAATCTGGCCTGCCTGGAACGGATCCTGATCTGGAATGCTGAACGGGGTCTTCTCTTTTTCCGGATCACCTCCGACCTTATACCCCTGGCCTCTCATCCGGCCAACAACTTCCCCTGGTATGAGGAGTTCGCCCCTGATTTCGCCCGTATCGGCCAACTCATCCGCACGGTGGGGATGCGTATTTCCATGCACCCTGGCCAGTACACCCTGCTTAACTCTCAGCGTCCAGAAGTGGTGGAAGCAGCCCACAGGGACCTTGCCTATCACGCCCGTGTTCTGGATCTCCTGGGGTTAGATCAAACGGCGAAGATTCAGATCCACATTGGAGGCCTTTACAGGAATAAGGAGGCCTCTCTGGAGCGTTTCGTCCGGGAAGTGGACCGATTGGACCCGGCAGTTCGGGCGCGGCTGGTGGTGGAAAACGACGAGAGATTTTTCAACCTGGACGACTGCCTCCGGGTAAGTGCGAAAACTGGCCTGCCAGTGTTGCTGGATGTCTTCCACCGGGAAGTCAACCCGGACGAGCGCACACTTTCGGAAGCATTAGCGGCAGCTGCTGCAACCTGGAGCTCCGGAGATGGGCCGCCCATGGTGGACTATTCCTCCCCCCTTCCCGGGGGGCGCCCGGGAACGCACGCGCATACGCTGGATGAGAACCATTTCATCCAGTTTCTGAGGGAAAGTCGTCCTCACAACTTTGACCTTATGTTGGAGGTGAAAGACAAAGAGCGGAGCGCCCTGCGCGCTCTGAAAATCCTGACCACCTACGGGATCCTGCGCGAGCGGGACTCTCCCTTGAGCTTCACCCAGTCTGGAACATAG
- a CDS encoding NAD-dependent deacylase produces MGGKVREKEIERAAEIILSSKYTVALTGAGISTPSGIPDFRSPGTGLWEKVDPMAVASLFAFRINPQRFFEWFRPLGKALLESKPNPAHIALARLEEAGLLKAVITQNIDGLHQKAGSKRVLEVHGHLREAECMRCRRSYPTESFMERYLEFGEIPKCQCGGVLKPKVVLFGEPLPRWVFMEAVGEAQRCDVMIIAGSSLEVYPAAELPTLAYQNGAKLIVVNLQRTYADSIAEVVIRDDVAVALPAIAERCLGKGIMSNGGN; encoded by the coding sequence ATGGGAGGAAAAGTGAGGGAAAAAGAGATCGAAAGAGCTGCGGAAATAATCCTTTCCTCCAAATACACTGTAGCTCTTACGGGGGCAGGTATAAGCACACCCTCAGGCATACCGGATTTCAGAAGTCCCGGTACCGGGCTGTGGGAAAAAGTAGACCCCATGGCTGTGGCTTCTCTCTTCGCCTTCAGGATTAACCCCCAACGCTTCTTTGAATGGTTCCGCCCTCTGGGGAAAGCCCTCCTGGAGAGCAAGCCTAACCCTGCTCATATAGCCCTGGCCAGGCTTGAAGAGGCTGGCCTCCTCAAAGCCGTAATAACCCAGAACATAGACGGATTACACCAGAAAGCGGGCTCTAAAAGAGTTCTGGAAGTTCACGGGCACCTGAGGGAAGCGGAATGCATGAGGTGCCGCCGCTCTTACCCCACTGAAAGCTTCATGGAAAGATACCTGGAGTTTGGAGAAATTCCCAAGTGTCAGTGCGGTGGAGTGCTCAAGCCAAAAGTGGTGCTCTTCGGCGAACCCCTCCCCAGGTGGGTTTTCATGGAAGCTGTAGGTGAAGCTCAGCGGTGCGATGTCATGATAATCGCTGGGTCGTCCCTGGAGGTTTACCCCGCCGCTGAACTCCCAACCCTGGCCTATCAGAACGGCGCTAAACTCATAGTGGTGAACCTCCAGAGAACGTATGCCGACTCCATAGCGGAGGTAGTGATAAGAGATGATGTGGCTGTGGCGCTGCCAGCCATAGCCGAAAGGTGCCTTGGAAAGGGGATAATGTCCAATGGGGGAAATTAA